A single Arcobacter sp. FWKO B DNA region contains:
- a CDS encoding 2Fe-2S iron-sulfur cluster-binding protein, giving the protein MSERVVQFGKELTITIDGKSCNGVYGETILQIARKNGIYIPTMCYLSKVAPISSCRMCVVEVEGNDGFVLSCQEKAVNGANITTNSSELFRHRQNIMKLYDVNHPLQCGVCDKSGECDLQNKTLEFSVSSQQFSAIEQKRRAKKWGILGYDPYLCILCERCVRVCNEVVGSNALYVKPGGYKSEIDIKFSKCQQCGECISVCPVGALVSNGYKYTSNAWEVKKVPASCAHCSSTCSLTYEVKHNGTLQIGEQKIVRVKNDFEFSSLCGAGRFGFDFENKNSSSKEDLEKVIKAIKKCDAIRFDSYITNEEAFILQNLKHKLGIKLYNEDARHFSNFMKNYSSVTGKSLYNGTLSDIKNSDFVIVIGSKVNNDNPMIKFAINQANKTSKAEIIYMHPIADESLKSIYTKYIKYEAGSEEGVMALLANTFVKNKPSEISEYLEDLDIGYISAETNVGEEEIADIACRLNRKKSPVIVVGEDLFAHESVANIAKLVGLFEKYTNFKVVVAPSKTNTLGVSLICDLDIDNKGEFVVGYNSYGDFVISSDGKGDMNIPALNQQEGTFTNINKKVVPTNVAIKFNGFCLNDIANGINNESVKLTVEYTDKLPISKGFKAIKFDLLEDFYDNNGVEHRGYELDIVDVVSEFKFDEIADIQSYDGSVVYSCNPLQQFNEATAITTLCDQEHFLKGSESFAKSAKISSGDEIIININNSTIRKIFRVDSGLKGTIALLPVYDLSKDLDVFKGYRYKKVKIQKVDVQ; this is encoded by the coding sequence ATGAGTGAAAGAGTAGTACAATTTGGAAAAGAGCTAACCATCACAATAGATGGAAAGAGTTGTAACGGCGTATATGGAGAAACTATATTACAAATAGCGAGAAAAAATGGTATTTATATACCTACAATGTGTTATTTGTCAAAAGTAGCTCCAATATCTAGCTGTAGGATGTGCGTTGTTGAAGTTGAGGGAAATGATGGATTTGTTTTAAGTTGTCAAGAAAAAGCAGTAAATGGTGCTAATATTACTACAAATTCATCTGAATTATTTAGACATCGCCAAAATATCATGAAGCTATATGATGTAAACCATCCATTACAGTGTGGAGTATGTGATAAAAGTGGTGAATGTGATTTACAAAATAAAACTTTAGAGTTTAGTGTATCATCACAACAATTCAGTGCAATTGAACAAAAAAGAAGAGCAAAAAAATGGGGTATACTAGGGTATGATCCATATTTATGTATACTGTGTGAAAGATGTGTAAGAGTTTGTAATGAGGTAGTTGGTTCAAATGCACTTTATGTAAAACCAGGTGGATATAAGTCTGAAATTGATATAAAGTTTTCTAAATGTCAACAATGTGGAGAGTGTATATCAGTTTGTCCAGTTGGTGCACTTGTGTCAAATGGATATAAATACACATCAAATGCATGGGAAGTTAAAAAAGTACCAGCAAGTTGTGCCCATTGTAGTAGTACATGTAGCTTAACTTATGAAGTAAAACATAATGGAACTCTTCAAATTGGTGAGCAAAAGATTGTAAGAGTAAAAAATGATTTTGAATTTTCATCATTATGTGGTGCTGGTAGGTTTGGATTTGATTTTGAAAACAAAAATAGTTCTTCAAAAGAAGATTTAGAAAAAGTTATAAAGGCAATTAAAAAATGTGATGCAATAAGATTTGATTCTTACATTACGAATGAAGAAGCATTTATTCTTCAAAATCTAAAACATAAACTGGGGATAAAGCTTTATAATGAAGATGCAAGACATTTTAGTAACTTTATGAAAAACTACTCATCAGTTACTGGCAAATCATTATATAATGGAACATTAAGTGATATAAAAAATTCTGACTTTGTAATAGTTATAGGCTCTAAAGTTAATAATGACAACCCTATGATTAAATTTGCTATTAATCAAGCAAATAAAACAAGTAAAGCTGAAATAATATATATGCATCCAATTGCAGATGAGTCTTTAAAGTCAATATATACAAAGTATATTAAGTATGAAGCAGGTTCAGAAGAGGGTGTTATGGCACTTTTAGCAAATACATTTGTTAAAAATAAACCTTCAGAGATATCAGAATATTTAGAGGATTTAGATATAGGATACATTAGTGCTGAAACTAATGTAGGCGAAGAAGAGATAGCTGATATTGCGTGTAGACTAAATAGAAAAAAATCACCTGTTATTGTAGTGGGAGAGGATTTATTTGCACATGAAAGTGTAGCAAATATCGCAAAACTAGTTGGGTTGTTTGAAAAATATACAAACTTTAAAGTAGTAGTTGCACCTTCAAAAACAAATACATTAGGTGTTAGCTTGATTTGTGATCTTGATATAGACAATAAAGGAGAGTTTGTAGTTGGATACAACTCTTATGGAGATTTTGTTATTAGTAGTGATGGCAAGGGAGATATGAATATTCCTGCATTAAATCAGCAAGAGGGTACATTTACTAATATTAATAAAAAAGTGGTACCAACAAATGTAGCTATAAAATTCAATGGCTTTTGTTTAAATGATATTGCTAATGGAATAAATAATGAAAGTGTCAAGCTTACTGTAGAATATACAGACAAATTACCAATATCAAAAGGGTTTAAAGCTATTAAATTTGATTTACTTGAAGATTTTTATGATAACAATGGAGTAGAACACAGAGGCTATGAATTGGATATTGTAGATGTTGTAAGTGAGTTTAAATTTGATGAAATTGCAGATATACAAAGTTATGATGGAAGTGTGGTTTATAGTTGCAATCCTTTGCAACAATTTAATGAAGCTACAGCAATTACAACACTTTGTGATCAAGAACACTTTTTAAAAGGAAGTGAGTCTTTTGCAAAATCTGCAAAGATTTCAAGTGGTGATGAAATTATTATTAATATTAATAATAGTACAATAAGAAAAATATTTAGAGTCGATAGTGGATTAAAAGGAACTATTGCACTATTACCTGTGTATGATCTAAGCAAAGACTTAGATGTATTCAAAGGTTATCGGTACAAAAAAGTAAAAATACAAAAGGTTGATGTACAATGA
- a CDS encoding FAD-dependent oxidoreductase gives MSNIYFSYWQGEVIDNRGKSGDELATTSFKFPFAYDDTTKTKAYVGWDGFAIFDQGVDVVKLAINYAKQYQEYSEACGRCAPGRWGGRILYDLFDKIGRGEGSLSDIAHLKEISSTMQQTSKCEIGKTVPTPLLGMLNYFEKEFLECINKKQKSPWYDGDNDKYIANITAPCMDMCPAHVDIPAYIEGVRDGLYDNALSSTRKTMPLAHTCGRVCPHPCEKACRRGNLDEPVAIMELKRIGADYETDHELEWFHPVKPKKPKDDGKKVAIIGAGPAGLTAAYYLGLEGIKVDIFEELPVLGGEVAVGVPQYRMPIEKYNKDIELVESLPTVDIIRNHRVNADRLKEIDAEYDATLLAFGTRLSKRIGCDNENKKMGGYWGAIDMLDQINLWEKYKIGIPTDLTGKTVVCVGGGFTSMDVVRCSIRANAKKVVMLYRRDEKTIINNTTFEEYTEAVEEGVEFIFHSAINTIIDDGENIKKLIVDRYELKPDPNGGRPVLEKIEGGEFELECDFVVPAVSQSADLQLLPQEWELKLTSWNTLLTNGKDYMTSRPGLFAAGDCEYGPMTIVNAVGQAKRAASVISRYIYDGKVTLTDAEIMEDHTRKLGAYNKKEKIKGWMKGLPRAESEKLGVEERKYNNLEVNLGFTSEEAKAEAQRCMRCYYIGMVAV, from the coding sequence TTTCCATTTGCCTATGATGATACAACTAAGACCAAAGCATATGTAGGTTGGGATGGTTTTGCTATATTTGACCAAGGTGTTGATGTAGTAAAGCTTGCAATCAATTATGCAAAGCAATATCAAGAATATTCTGAAGCATGTGGAAGATGTGCACCAGGGCGATGGGGTGGAAGAATATTATATGATTTGTTTGATAAAATTGGCAGAGGTGAAGGAAGTTTATCAGATATTGCTCATCTAAAAGAGATCTCTTCTACAATGCAACAAACAAGTAAGTGTGAAATAGGTAAAACTGTACCTACGCCACTTTTAGGGATGTTGAATTACTTTGAAAAAGAGTTTTTAGAGTGTATTAATAAAAAACAAAAATCGCCATGGTATGATGGTGATAATGATAAATATATTGCAAATATAACAGCCCCGTGTATGGATATGTGTCCAGCTCATGTTGATATACCAGCTTATATAGAGGGTGTAAGGGATGGATTATATGATAATGCTTTAAGTAGTACAAGAAAAACGATGCCATTAGCACATACATGTGGTAGGGTTTGTCCACATCCTTGTGAAAAAGCATGTCGTAGAGGGAATCTTGATGAACCAGTAGCAATTATGGAACTAAAAAGAATTGGTGCTGACTACGAAACAGACCATGAGTTAGAGTGGTTTCATCCAGTTAAACCAAAAAAACCAAAAGATGATGGTAAAAAAGTAGCTATTATAGGTGCAGGACCAGCAGGGCTTACAGCTGCATATTATCTAGGGCTTGAAGGTATAAAAGTTGATATCTTTGAAGAGTTACCTGTTCTAGGTGGTGAGGTGGCTGTTGGTGTGCCTCAGTATCGTATGCCAATAGAGAAATACAATAAAGATATAGAACTTGTTGAATCTCTTCCAACGGTTGATATTATAAGAAACCATAGAGTAAATGCAGATAGATTAAAAGAGATTGATGCAGAGTATGATGCTACACTACTTGCTTTTGGAACAAGACTTTCTAAAAGAATTGGGTGTGACAATGAAAATAAAAAGATGGGTGGATATTGGGGAGCTATTGATATGCTTGACCAAATTAACCTATGGGAAAAGTATAAAATTGGAATTCCAACTGACTTAACAGGTAAAACTGTTGTATGTGTTGGTGGTGGATTTACTTCTATGGATGTTGTTAGATGTTCAATTAGAGCAAATGCAAAAAAAGTAGTAATGCTTTATAGAAGAGATGAAAAAACTATTATCAATAATACAACATTTGAGGAATACACAGAAGCTGTAGAAGAAGGGGTTGAGTTTATATTTCACTCAGCAATTAATACTATTATAGATGATGGGGAAAATATCAAAAAATTAATAGTTGATAGATATGAGTTAAAACCTGATCCAAACGGTGGAAGACCAGTATTAGAAAAAATTGAAGGTGGAGAGTTTGAGCTTGAGTGTGATTTTGTTGTTCCAGCAGTTTCACAAAGTGCAGACTTACAACTTCTTCCACAAGAGTGGGAACTAAAACTTACATCTTGGAATACGCTACTTACGAATGGGAAAGACTATATGACAAGTCGCCCAGGGCTTTTTGCAGCAGGAGATTGTGAGTATGGTCCTATGACTATAGTAAATGCTGTTGGACAAGCAAAAAGAGCTGCGAGTGTAATAAGTAGGTATATATATGATGGAAAAGTAACTCTAACAGATGCAGAGATTATGGAAGATCATACAAGAAAACTAGGTGCATATAACAAAAAAGAGAAAATAAAAGGTTGGATGAAAGGTCTTCCAAGAGCAGAGAGTGAAAAACTAGGCGTTGAGGAAAGAAAATATAATAACCTTGAGGTTAATCTAGGATTTACATCAGAAGAGGCAAAAGCAGAAGCACAAAGATGTATGAGATGTTATTACATCGGGATGGTGGCAGTATGA